The Mercenaria mercenaria strain notata unplaced genomic scaffold, MADL_Memer_1 contig_2321, whole genome shotgun sequence genome contains a region encoding:
- the LOC128552327 gene encoding mucin-like protein, whose translation MYGTDDACSPVLRVSYDLPFMQRRFTTIYVCTNGLICFNRPFNGYSIPKKQGFNNDFLNIYCLAPYFADLDLTYTGQVWYQAYNTLADDSSQSADISIKVHDLVNELYDEEFYPVYVLKATWYEARYVGGRPSETVTFQVIYATDGQRSYAFYNYAEMNFQSGLQFIGIINNGNFEGLDYSSDESYLRRPDKNLIFG comes from the exons ATGTATGGTACGGATGATGCTTGTAGCCCTGTACTTCGAGTTAGCTACGATCTGCCATTCATGCAACGAAGATTTACGACAATTTAT gTATGTACCAATGGACTCATTTGCTTCAACAGACCTTTCAACGGATATTCGATTCCGAAAAAGCAGggttttaataatgattttttgaATATCTATTGCCTGGCTCCGTACTTCGCAGATTTGGACCTTACGTACACTGGCCAAGTGTGGTATCAAGCATATAACACTTTAGCGGACGATAGTTCGCAATCGGCTGATATTTCCATTAAAGTGCATGATCTTGTAAATGAACTCTACGATGAGGAATTTTATCCAGTTTATGTTTTAAAGGCAACTTGGTATGAAGCACGatatgttggaggaagaccatCGGag ACTGTAACGTTCCAAGTAATTTATGCAACAGACGGGCAGAGGTCATATGCATTTTATAACTACGCAGAAATGAACTTCCAATCTGGCTTACAGTTTATTGGAATCATAAACAATGGAAATTTCGAAGGATTGGATTATAGTTCGGATGAGTCATACCTACGACGCCCGGATAAAAATCTCATATTTGGAG